One stretch of Xanthomonas sp. DAR 35659 DNA includes these proteins:
- the rplW gene encoding 50S ribosomal protein L23 — protein sequence MSSNEKIFSVLRAPRVSEKTARLQELSNQYVFEISNEATKADVKAAVEQLFDVKVESVNVLNVKGKNKSFRSRSGRRGDWRKAYVRLAEGQSIDVTAKA from the coding sequence ATGAGCAGCAACGAAAAAATCTTCAGCGTGCTGCGCGCTCCGCGTGTCTCCGAAAAGACCGCGCGCCTGCAGGAACTCTCCAATCAGTACGTCTTCGAGATTTCGAACGAAGCCACCAAGGCCGATGTCAAGGCCGCGGTCGAGCAGCTGTTCGACGTCAAGGTCGAGTCGGTCAATGTGTTGAACGTCAAGGGCAAGAACAAGTCCTTCCGTTCGCGCAGCGGGCGTCGCGGCGATTGGCGCAAGGCGTACGTGCGTCTGGCCGAAGGCCAGTCCATCGACGTAACGGCCAAGGCCTGA
- the rplD gene encoding 50S ribosomal protein L4 translates to MELVITGSNNKVSVSDAVFGRDFSEDLVHQVVVAYRNAGRAGTKAQKTRSEVNGTTKKSKKQKGGGARHGALTAPIFVGGGVTFAAKPRSFEQKVNRKMYRAAICAILSELNRQGRLMVVDAFDVEASKTKGLIEKLKGLEVGKRPLIVTEEASEHLYLSARNLPYVEVRDVQGLDPVSLVGADTVVITADAVKKVEEWLA, encoded by the coding sequence ATGGAACTCGTTATCACGGGTAGCAACAACAAGGTCTCGGTCTCCGACGCCGTGTTCGGCCGCGATTTCAGCGAGGATCTGGTTCACCAGGTCGTCGTCGCCTATCGCAACGCCGGCCGCGCCGGCACCAAGGCGCAGAAGACGCGTTCGGAAGTCAACGGCACCACCAAGAAGTCGAAGAAGCAGAAGGGCGGTGGCGCTCGCCACGGCGCGCTGACCGCTCCGATCTTCGTCGGCGGTGGCGTGACCTTCGCGGCCAAGCCGCGCAGCTTCGAGCAGAAGGTCAACCGCAAGATGTATCGCGCGGCCATCTGCGCGATCCTCTCGGAACTGAACCGCCAGGGCCGCCTGATGGTCGTCGACGCGTTCGACGTCGAGGCCAGCAAGACCAAGGGTCTGATCGAGAAGCTGAAGGGTCTGGAAGTGGGCAAGCGTCCGCTGATCGTGACCGAAGAAGCGTCCGAGCATCTGTACCTGTCGGCCCGCAACCTTCCCTACGTGGAAGTGCGTGACGTGCAGGGCCTGGATCCGGTGTCGCTGGTCGGGGCCGACACGGTCGTGATCACCGCCGATGCGGTCAAGAAGGTCGAGGAGTGGCTGGCATGA
- the rplC gene encoding 50S ribosomal protein L3, which yields MTKKYSLGFVGRKAGMSRVFTEDGRSIPVTLIEATPNRITQLKTVEADGYSAVQITVGARRAALVNKPASGHFAKAKVEAGRGLWEFRVEDAQLGEFAVGGEIKADIFAVGQKVDVQGVTKGKGFQGTIKRHNFRMGDATHGNSLSHRAPGSLGQRQTPGRVFPGKKMSGHMGAVQQSTQNLEVVKVDVERGLIAIRGAVPGAAGGDVIVRPASKA from the coding sequence ATGACGAAGAAGTATTCGTTGGGCTTCGTGGGCCGCAAGGCCGGCATGAGCCGCGTCTTCACCGAAGACGGCCGCTCCATCCCGGTGACCCTGATCGAAGCGACCCCGAACCGCATCACCCAGCTCAAGACCGTCGAAGCCGACGGCTACAGCGCCGTGCAGATCACCGTGGGCGCCCGCCGCGCCGCGCTGGTCAACAAGCCCGCCTCCGGCCATTTCGCCAAGGCGAAGGTCGAAGCCGGCCGTGGCCTGTGGGAGTTCCGCGTCGAGGACGCGCAGCTGGGCGAGTTCGCCGTCGGCGGCGAGATCAAGGCGGACATCTTCGCCGTCGGCCAGAAGGTCGACGTGCAGGGCGTCACCAAGGGCAAGGGCTTCCAGGGCACGATCAAGCGGCACAACTTCCGCATGGGCGACGCCACCCACGGTAACTCGCTGTCGCATCGCGCGCCGGGTTCGCTGGGTCAGCGCCAGACCCCGGGTCGCGTTTTCCCGGGCAAGAAGATGTCCGGCCACATGGGCGCGGTGCAGCAGAGCACGCAGAATCTGGAAGTGGTCAAGGTCGACGTCGAGCGTGGCCTGATCGCCATTCGCGGCGCGGTGCCTGGCGCTGCCGGTGGCGACGTGATCGTGCGTCCGGCTAGCAAGGCATAA
- the rpsJ gene encoding 30S ribosomal protein S10 — MAEQKTGQKADQKIRIRLKAFDHRLIDRSASEIVETAKRTGAQVRGPIPLPTKIERYTILVSPHVDKDARDQYETRTHKRVLDIIGPNDKTVDALMKLELAAGVDVQIKLT; from the coding sequence ATGGCGGAGCAAAAGACCGGTCAGAAAGCGGATCAGAAGATCCGGATCCGGCTGAAGGCGTTCGATCATCGTCTGATCGACCGTTCGGCCAGCGAGATCGTTGAGACGGCCAAGCGGACCGGCGCGCAAGTGCGCGGCCCGATCCCGCTGCCGACCAAGATCGAACGCTACACCATCCTGGTTTCCCCGCACGTCGACAAGGACGCGCGCGACCAGTACGAGACCCGCACGCACAAGCGCGTGCTCGACATCATCGGCCCTAACGACAAGACCGTGGACGCGCTGATGAAGCTCGAGCTCGCGGCGGGCGTCGATGTCCAGATCAAGTTGACCTGA
- the tuf gene encoding elongation factor Tu — MAKGKFERTKPHVNVGTIGHVDHGKTTLTAALTKIGAERFGGEFKAYDAIDAAPEEKARGITISTAHVEYESPTRHYAHVDCPGHADYVKNMITGAAQMDGAILVCSAADGPMPQTREHILLSRQVGVPHIVVFLNKADMVDDAELLELVEMEVRELLSKYDFPGDDTPIIHGSARLALEGDQSEIGVPSILKLVEALDSFIPEPQRDVDKPFLMPVEDVFSISGRGTVVTGRIERGIIKVGDEIEIVGIRATQKTTVTGVEMFRKLLDQGQAGDNAGLLLRGTKRDDVERGQVLCKPGSIKPHTEFEAEVYVLSKDEGGRHTPFFKGYRPQFYFRTTDITGACQLPEGVEMVMPGDNVKMVVTLINPVAMDEGLRFAIREGGRTVGAGVVAKIIK, encoded by the coding sequence ATGGCAAAGGGTAAGTTCGAGCGCACCAAGCCGCATGTCAACGTCGGCACCATCGGTCACGTCGACCACGGCAAGACCACGCTGACGGCGGCGCTGACCAAGATCGGCGCAGAGCGCTTCGGCGGCGAGTTCAAGGCGTACGACGCGATCGACGCGGCGCCGGAAGAGAAAGCGCGCGGCATCACGATCTCGACCGCGCACGTCGAGTACGAATCCCCGACGCGCCACTACGCGCACGTGGATTGCCCGGGTCACGCCGACTACGTCAAGAACATGATCACCGGTGCGGCGCAGATGGACGGCGCGATCCTGGTGTGCTCGGCCGCGGACGGCCCGATGCCGCAGACCCGCGAGCACATCCTGCTGTCGCGCCAGGTCGGCGTGCCGCACATCGTGGTGTTCCTGAACAAGGCCGACATGGTCGACGACGCCGAGCTGCTCGAGCTGGTCGAGATGGAAGTGCGCGAGCTGCTGAGCAAGTACGACTTCCCGGGCGACGACACCCCGATCATCCACGGTTCGGCGCGTCTGGCGCTGGAAGGCGACCAGAGCGAGATCGGCGTGCCGTCGATCCTGAAGCTGGTCGAGGCGCTGGACTCGTTCATCCCGGAGCCGCAGCGCGACGTGGACAAGCCGTTCCTGATGCCGGTGGAAGACGTGTTCTCGATCTCGGGCCGCGGCACCGTGGTGACCGGCCGTATCGAGCGCGGCATCATCAAGGTGGGCGACGAAATCGAAATCGTCGGCATCCGTGCGACGCAGAAGACCACCGTGACCGGCGTGGAAATGTTCCGCAAGCTGCTGGACCAGGGCCAGGCGGGCGACAACGCGGGCCTGCTGCTGCGCGGCACCAAGCGTGACGACGTGGAGCGCGGCCAGGTGCTGTGCAAGCCGGGTTCGATCAAGCCGCACACCGAGTTCGAAGCCGAGGTGTACGTGCTGTCGAAGGACGAGGGCGGCCGTCACACCCCGTTCTTCAAGGGCTACCGACCGCAGTTCTACTTCCGTACCACCGACATCACCGGCGCGTGCCAGCTGCCGGAAGGCGTGGAGATGGTGATGCCGGGCGACAACGTCAAGATGGTGGTGACGCTGATCAACCCGGTGGCGATGGACGAAGGCCTGCGTTTCGCGATCCGCGAAGGCGGCCGCACCGTCGGCGCCGGCGTGGTGGCCAAGATCATCAAGTAA
- the fusA gene encoding elongation factor G: MARNTPIERYRNFGIMAHIDAGKTTTSERILFYTGVSHKIGEVHDGAATMDWMEQEQERGITITSAATTAFWSGMDKSLPQHRFNIIDTPGHVDFTIEVERSLRVLDGAVFVLCAVGGVQPQSETVWRQANKYAVPRLAFVNKMDRTGANFDKVVEQLKSRLGAYPVPMQVPIGAEDGFEGVVDLVKMKAVHWDTASQGTVFEYREIPANLADKAAEARAFMVEAAAEANEVLMDKYLNEGELSEEEIINGLRERTLKVEVVPVYCGTAFKNKGVQAMLDGVIQLLPSPSDRPPVKGIDEDDKEDSRPATDTAPFSALAFKIMTDPFVGSLTFFRVYSGTLNSGDQVYNPVKSKKERVGRILQMHSNNREEIKEVRAGDIAAAVGLKDVTTGDTLCAQDNIIILERMVFPEPVISMAVEPKTKSDQEKMGIALSRLAQEDPSFRVNTDEESGQTIIRGMGELHLEIMVDRMKREFNVEANVGKPQVAYRETIRKAVKQEGKFVRQSGGKGQYGHVVLEIEPQERGKGYTFENAIVGGVVPKEYIPAVDKGIQEAVANGVMAGYPIVDVKVRLIDGSYHDVDSSEMAFKIAGSMGFKEGFNKANPVLLEPIMKVEVVTPEDYLGDVMGDVSRRRGILQGQDDSPSGKVINAMVPLGEMFGYATTLRSMSQGRATFSMEFDHYAEAPANIAESVIKKS; encoded by the coding sequence GTGGCCCGCAACACTCCCATCGAGCGTTACCGCAACTTCGGCATCATGGCCCACATCGATGCCGGCAAGACCACCACCTCCGAACGCATCCTGTTCTACACCGGCGTCAGCCACAAGATCGGCGAGGTGCATGACGGTGCCGCGACGATGGACTGGATGGAGCAGGAGCAGGAGCGTGGCATCACCATCACCTCCGCCGCGACCACCGCGTTCTGGAGCGGCATGGACAAGTCGCTGCCGCAGCACCGCTTCAACATCATCGACACCCCCGGGCACGTCGACTTCACCATCGAAGTCGAGCGTTCGCTGCGCGTGCTCGACGGCGCGGTGTTCGTGCTGTGCGCGGTCGGCGGCGTGCAGCCGCAGTCCGAGACCGTGTGGCGCCAGGCCAACAAGTACGCGGTGCCGCGTCTTGCCTTCGTCAACAAGATGGACCGCACCGGAGCCAACTTCGATAAGGTGGTCGAGCAGCTGAAGTCGCGCCTGGGTGCCTACCCGGTGCCGATGCAGGTGCCGATCGGCGCCGAAGACGGCTTCGAGGGCGTGGTCGATCTGGTCAAGATGAAGGCGGTCCATTGGGATACCGCCTCGCAGGGCACCGTGTTCGAGTACCGCGAGATCCCCGCCAATCTGGCCGACAAGGCCGCCGAGGCGCGCGCGTTCATGGTCGAGGCCGCGGCCGAAGCCAATGAAGTGCTGATGGACAAGTACCTCAACGAGGGCGAGCTGTCCGAAGAGGAGATCATCAATGGCCTGCGCGAGCGCACCCTGAAGGTGGAAGTGGTGCCGGTGTACTGCGGCACCGCGTTCAAGAACAAGGGCGTGCAGGCGATGCTCGACGGCGTGATCCAGCTGCTGCCGTCGCCCAGCGACCGTCCGCCGGTCAAGGGCATCGACGAGGACGACAAGGAAGACAGCCGTCCGGCCACCGACACCGCGCCGTTCTCGGCGCTGGCGTTCAAGATCATGACCGATCCGTTCGTGGGCTCGCTGACCTTCTTCCGCGTCTACTCCGGCACGCTGAACTCCGGCGACCAGGTGTACAACCCGGTCAAGTCGAAGAAGGAGCGCGTGGGCCGCATCCTGCAGATGCACTCCAACAACCGCGAAGAGATCAAGGAAGTGCGCGCGGGCGACATCGCCGCGGCGGTGGGCCTGAAGGACGTCACCACCGGCGACACGCTGTGCGCGCAGGACAACATCATCATCCTGGAGCGCATGGTGTTCCCGGAGCCGGTGATCTCGATGGCGGTGGAGCCGAAGACCAAGTCGGACCAGGAAAAGATGGGCATCGCGCTGAGCCGTCTGGCGCAGGAAGATCCCTCGTTCCGCGTCAACACCGACGAGGAATCCGGCCAGACCATCATCCGCGGCATGGGCGAGTTGCACCTGGAAATCATGGTCGACCGCATGAAGCGCGAGTTCAACGTCGAAGCCAACGTCGGCAAGCCGCAGGTGGCCTACCGCGAGACCATCCGCAAGGCGGTCAAGCAGGAAGGCAAGTTCGTGCGCCAGTCCGGCGGTAAGGGCCAGTACGGCCATGTCGTGCTCGAGATCGAGCCGCAGGAGCGCGGCAAGGGCTACACCTTCGAGAACGCGATCGTCGGCGGCGTGGTGCCGAAGGAATACATCCCGGCGGTGGACAAGGGCATCCAGGAAGCGGTGGCCAACGGCGTGATGGCCGGCTACCCGATCGTGGACGTCAAGGTGCGCCTGATCGACGGTTCGTACCACGACGTCGACTCCTCGGAAATGGCGTTCAAGATCGCCGGCTCGATGGGCTTCAAGGAAGGTTTCAACAAGGCCAATCCGGTGCTGCTGGAGCCGATCATGAAGGTCGAGGTCGTGACCCCGGAAGACTACCTGGGCGACGTGATGGGCGACGTCAGCCGTCGTCGTGGCATCCTGCAGGGCCAGGACGACAGTCCGTCCGGCAAGGTGATCAACGCGATGGTGCCGCTGGGCGAGATGTTCGGCTACGCCACCACGCTGCGCTCGATGTCGCAGGGGCGCGCCACGTTCTCGATGGAGTTCGACCACTACGCCGAAGCGCCGGCCAACATCGCCGAGTCGGTCATCAAGAAGAGCTGA
- the rpsG gene encoding 30S ribosomal protein S7, which produces MSRKGNTPQRAVLPDPKHGSETIARFINMVMLSGKKSVAEKIVYGAMDVIGEKNPNAVELVQKALDNVAPAVEVKSRRVGGATYQVPVEVRSSRRMALAMRWLIDSARKRGENSMPRKLAAELVDASENRGGAIKKREETHRMAEANKAFAHYRW; this is translated from the coding sequence ATGTCTCGTAAAGGTAATACGCCGCAGCGCGCCGTTCTCCCGGATCCCAAGCACGGGAGCGAAACCATCGCCCGCTTCATCAACATGGTGATGCTGAGCGGCAAGAAGTCGGTCGCCGAAAAGATCGTCTACGGCGCGATGGACGTCATCGGCGAGAAGAACCCCAACGCGGTCGAGCTGGTGCAGAAGGCGCTGGACAACGTCGCTCCGGCGGTCGAAGTCAAGTCGCGTCGCGTCGGCGGCGCCACCTACCAGGTGCCGGTCGAGGTGCGTTCCTCCCGTCGCATGGCGCTGGCGATGCGCTGGCTGATCGACTCGGCGCGCAAGCGCGGCGAGAACTCGATGCCGCGCAAGCTCGCGGCCGAGCTGGTCGACGCCTCGGAAAACCGTGGCGGCGCCATCAAGAAGCGTGAAGAAACCCACCGCATGGCGGAAGCGAACAAGGCGTTCGCGCACTACCGCTGGTGA
- the rpsL gene encoding 30S ribosomal protein S12, whose protein sequence is MATINQLVRKPRQATTYKSASPALDKCPQRRGVCTRVYTTTPKKPNSALRKVAKVRLTNQEEVISYIGGEGHNLQEHSVVLIRGGRVKDLPGVRYHTVRGSLDAAGVAKRRQGRSKYGAKRPKS, encoded by the coding sequence ATGGCGACGATCAACCAGCTGGTCCGCAAGCCGCGGCAGGCGACCACCTACAAGAGCGCCTCTCCGGCGCTGGACAAGTGCCCGCAGCGCCGTGGCGTCTGCACGCGCGTGTACACCACCACCCCGAAGAAGCCGAACTCGGCCCTGCGTAAGGTCGCCAAGGTGCGCCTGACGAACCAGGAAGAGGTCATCAGCTACATCGGCGGCGAAGGCCACAACCTGCAGGAGCACTCCGTGGTCCTGATCCGCGGCGGCCGCGTCAAGGACCTGCCGGGCGTGCGCTACCACACCGTGCGCGGTTCGCTCGACGCCGCCGGCGTCGCCAAGCGCCGCCAGGGCCGTTCCAAGTACGGCGCCAAGCGTCCGAAGAGCTAA
- the rpoC gene encoding DNA-directed RNA polymerase subunit beta' → MKDLLNLFNQQRQTLDFDAIKIALASPDLIRSWSFGEVKKPETINYRTFKPERDGLFCAAIFGPIKDYECLCGKYKRMKHRGVVCEKCGTEVTLAKVRRERMGHIDLASPVAHIWFLKSLPSRIGLMLDMTLRDIERVLYFEAYVVTEPGLTALERRQLLTEEQYLTARQEHGDDFDAAMGAEAVYELLRTIDLQSEMTRLREEIAGTGSETKLKRLTKRIKLVEAFLESGNRPEWMVMTVLPVLPPDLRPLVPLDGGRFATSDLNDLYRRVINRNNRLRRLLELNAPDIIVRNEKRMLQESVDALLDNGRRGRAITGTNKRPLKSLADMIKGKQGRFRQNLLGKRVDYSGRSVIVVGPTLRLHECGLPKKMALELFKPFVFAKLQRRGLATTIKAAKKLVEREEAEVWDILEEVIREHPVLLNRAPTLHRLGIQAFEPVLIEGKAIQLHPLVCTAFNADFDGDQMAVHVPLSLEAQLEARALMMSTNNILSPANGEPIIVPSQDVVLGLYYMSRALENKKGEGMVFANIAEVKRAYDNRVVELHAKVKVRITETVIDEDGNRSKKTSIVDTTIGRALLAEILPEGLPFALANTELTKKNISRLINSSYRQLGLKDSVVFADKLMYTGFAYATRAGVSIGIDDMLIPSEKKGILGEAEQEVLEIQEQYQSGLVTAGERYNKVVDIWSRTNERIAKAMMDTIGTEKVVNAKGETIDQKSMNSLYIMADSGARGSQAQIRQLAGMRGLMARPDGSIIETPIKANFREGLNVQEYFNSTHGARKGLADTALKTANSGYLTRRLVDVAQDVVITEPDCGTTDGLTMTPIVEGGDVVEPLRDRVLGRVVAEDVFLPGNDEDPIVTRNTLLDEQWVAKLEEAGVQSVKVRSTITCESAFGVCARCYGRDLARGHLVNIGEAVGVIAAQSIGEPGTQLTMRTFHIGGAASRAAAVDNITVKTTGSIKFNNLKSVEHANGSLVAVSRSGELSVLDGHGRERERYKLPYGATITAKDGDAVKAGQSVANWDPHNHPIVSEVAGFIRFIDFIDGVTVIEKTDELTGLASREITDPKRRGTQAKDLRPIVRIVDGKGNDLTIPGTDLPAQYLLPPRSIVNLQDGAPVGVGDVVAKIPQEASKTRDITGGLPRVADLFEARKPKDPAILAERSGIISFGKDTKGKQRLIIKDTDGSEHEELIPKYRQIIVFEGEHVAKGETVVDGEPSPQDILRLLGVEPLAAYLVKEIQDVYRLQGVKINDKHIEVITRQMLRKVEITDQGNSKFLNGEQAERQRVIEENARLLARNELPAKYDPVLLGITKASLATESFISAASFQETTRVLTEAAVRGTSDTLRGLKENVIVGRLIPAGTGLAYHSLRRRNASGLTESEMQTLSGGSAEPAVETPAAAAAGSEE, encoded by the coding sequence ATGAAAGACCTGCTCAACCTCTTCAACCAGCAGCGCCAGACGCTGGACTTCGACGCGATCAAGATCGCGCTGGCCTCGCCGGACCTGATCCGTTCGTGGTCCTTCGGCGAAGTGAAGAAGCCGGAAACCATCAACTACCGGACCTTCAAGCCCGAGCGTGACGGCCTGTTCTGCGCCGCCATCTTCGGCCCGATCAAGGACTACGAGTGCCTGTGCGGCAAGTACAAGCGCATGAAGCACCGCGGCGTGGTCTGCGAGAAGTGCGGCACCGAAGTGACCCTGGCCAAGGTGCGCCGCGAGCGCATGGGCCACATCGACCTGGCCTCGCCGGTCGCGCACATCTGGTTCCTGAAGTCGCTGCCGTCGCGCATCGGCCTGATGCTGGACATGACCCTGCGCGACATCGAGCGCGTGCTGTACTTCGAAGCCTACGTGGTGACCGAGCCGGGCCTGACCGCCCTGGAGCGCCGCCAGTTGCTGACCGAAGAGCAGTACCTGACCGCGCGCCAGGAGCACGGCGACGACTTCGACGCCGCCATGGGCGCCGAGGCGGTGTACGAACTGCTGCGCACCATCGACCTGCAGTCGGAAATGACCCGCCTGCGCGAAGAGATCGCCGGCACCGGCTCGGAAACCAAGCTCAAGCGGCTGACCAAGCGCATCAAGCTGGTCGAAGCCTTCCTCGAATCGGGCAACCGCCCGGAGTGGATGGTGATGACCGTGCTGCCGGTGCTGCCGCCGGATCTGCGCCCGCTGGTGCCGCTGGACGGCGGCCGCTTCGCGACCTCCGATCTGAACGACCTGTACCGCCGCGTCATCAACCGCAACAACCGCCTGCGCCGCCTGCTCGAGCTGAACGCGCCGGACATCATCGTGCGCAACGAAAAGCGCATGCTGCAGGAATCGGTCGATGCGCTGCTGGACAACGGCCGTCGTGGCCGCGCCATCACCGGCACCAACAAGCGTCCGCTGAAGTCGCTGGCCGACATGATCAAGGGCAAGCAGGGCCGGTTCCGCCAGAACCTGCTCGGCAAGCGCGTGGACTACTCCGGCCGTTCGGTGATCGTGGTCGGTCCGACCCTGCGCCTGCACGAGTGCGGCCTGCCGAAGAAGATGGCGCTGGAGCTGTTCAAGCCGTTCGTGTTCGCCAAGCTGCAGCGTCGCGGCCTGGCCACCACCATCAAGGCCGCCAAGAAGCTGGTCGAGCGCGAAGAAGCCGAAGTCTGGGACATCCTGGAAGAGGTGATCCGCGAGCACCCGGTGCTGCTGAACCGCGCGCCGACCCTGCACCGCCTGGGCATCCAGGCGTTCGAGCCGGTGCTGATCGAAGGCAAGGCGATCCAGCTGCATCCGCTGGTGTGTACCGCGTTCAACGCCGACTTCGACGGCGACCAGATGGCCGTGCACGTGCCGCTGTCGCTGGAAGCGCAGCTGGAAGCGCGCGCGCTGATGATGTCCACCAACAACATCCTGTCGCCGGCCAACGGCGAGCCGATCATCGTGCCGTCGCAGGACGTGGTGCTGGGCCTGTACTACATGAGCCGCGCCCTGGAGAACAAGAAGGGCGAGGGCATGGTGTTCGCCAACATCGCCGAAGTGAAGCGCGCCTACGACAACCGCGTGGTCGAACTGCACGCCAAGGTCAAGGTCCGCATCACCGAGACGGTGATCGACGAGGACGGCAACCGCAGCAAGAAGACCTCGATCGTGGACACCACGATCGGGCGCGCGCTGCTGGCCGAGATCCTGCCGGAAGGCCTGCCGTTCGCGCTGGCCAACACCGAGCTGACCAAGAAGAACATCAGCCGCCTGATCAACTCCAGCTACCGCCAGCTGGGTCTGAAGGACAGCGTCGTGTTCGCCGACAAGCTGATGTACACCGGCTTCGCCTACGCCACCCGCGCCGGCGTGTCGATCGGCATCGACGACATGCTGATCCCGTCGGAGAAGAAGGGCATCCTCGGCGAAGCCGAGCAGGAAGTGCTGGAAATCCAGGAGCAGTACCAGTCCGGCCTAGTCACCGCCGGCGAGCGCTACAACAAGGTCGTGGACATCTGGTCGCGCACCAACGAGCGCATCGCCAAGGCGATGATGGACACCATCGGCACCGAGAAGGTGGTCAACGCCAAGGGCGAGACCATCGACCAGAAGTCGATGAACTCGCTGTACATCATGGCCGACTCCGGCGCGCGTGGTAGCCAGGCGCAGATTCGTCAGCTGGCCGGCATGCGCGGCCTGATGGCCCGCCCGGACGGCTCGATCATCGAGACGCCGATCAAGGCGAACTTCCGCGAAGGCCTGAACGTGCAGGAGTACTTCAACTCCACCCACGGCGCGCGTAAGGGTCTGGCCGATACCGCGCTGAAGACCGCCAACTCCGGTTACCTGACCCGTCGCCTGGTCGACGTGGCGCAGGACGTGGTGATCACCGAGCCCGATTGCGGCACCACCGACGGCCTGACCATGACCCCGATCGTGGAAGGCGGCGACGTGGTCGAGCCGTTGCGCGACCGCGTGCTCGGCCGCGTGGTGGCCGAGGACGTGTTCCTGCCGGGCAACGACGAGGATCCGATCGTCACCCGCAACACCCTGCTCGACGAGCAGTGGGTGGCCAAGCTGGAAGAGGCCGGCGTGCAGTCGGTCAAGGTCCGCTCGACCATCACCTGCGAATCGGCGTTCGGCGTGTGCGCGCGTTGCTACGGCCGCGACCTGGCCCGTGGCCACCTGGTCAACATCGGCGAAGCGGTCGGCGTCATCGCCGCGCAGTCGATCGGCGAGCCGGGTACCCAGCTGACCATGCGCACCTTCCACATCGGCGGCGCGGCCTCGCGTGCGGCGGCGGTGGACAACATCACGGTCAAGACCACCGGTTCGATCAAGTTCAACAACCTCAAGTCGGTCGAGCACGCCAACGGCTCGCTGGTGGCGGTGTCGCGTTCGGGCGAACTGTCGGTGCTCGACGGCCACGGCCGCGAGCGCGAGCGCTACAAGCTGCCGTACGGCGCCACCATCACCGCCAAGGACGGCGACGCCGTCAAGGCCGGCCAGTCGGTGGCGAACTGGGATCCGCACAACCACCCGATCGTGTCGGAAGTGGCCGGTTTCATCCGCTTCATCGACTTCATCGACGGCGTCACCGTCATCGAGAAGACCGACGAACTGACCGGCCTGGCCTCGCGCGAGATCACCGATCCGAAGCGCCGCGGCACCCAGGCCAAGGACCTGCGCCCGATCGTGCGCATCGTCGACGGCAAGGGCAACGACCTGACCATCCCGGGCACCGATCTGCCGGCGCAGTACCTGCTGCCGCCGCGCTCGATCGTCAACCTGCAGGACGGCGCGCCGGTGGGCGTGGGCGACGTGGTCGCGAAGATCCCGCAGGAAGCGTCCAAGACCCGCGACATCACCGGCGGTCTGCCGCGCGTGGCCGATCTGTTCGAAGCGCGCAAGCCGAAGGATCCGGCGATCCTGGCCGAGCGCTCGGGCATCATCAGCTTCGGCAAGGACACCAAGGGCAAGCAGCGCCTGATCATCAAGGACACCGACGGGTCGGAGCACGAAGAGCTGATCCCGAAGTACCGCCAGATCATCGTGTTCGAAGGCGAGCACGTGGCCAAGGGCGAAACCGTGGTGGACGGCGAGCCGAGCCCGCAGGACATCCTGCGCCTGCTCGGCGTGGAGCCGCTGGCCGCCTACCTGGTCAAGGAAATCCAGGACGTGTACCGCCTGCAGGGCGTGAAGATCAACGACAAGCACATCGAGGTCATCACTCGGCAGATGCTGCGCAAGGTCGAGATCACCGACCAGGGCAACAGCAAGTTCCTCAATGGCGAGCAGGCCGAGCGCCAGCGCGTCATCGAGGAGAACGCCCGCCTGCTGGCGCGCAACGAGCTGCCGGCCAAGTACGACCCGGTGCTGCTGGGCATCACCAAGGCCTCGCTGGCCACCGAGTCGTTCATCTCCGCGGCCTCGTTCCAGGAGACCACCCGCGTCCTCACCGAGGCGGCGGTGCGCGGCACCAGCGACACGCTGCGCGGTCTGAAGGAGAACGTGATCGTGGGTCGCCTGATCCCGGCCGGTACCGGCTTGGCGTACCACAGCCTGCGCCGCCGCAATGCCAGCGGCCTGACCGAGTCGGAGATGCAGACCCTGTCCGGCGGCAGCGCCGAACCGGCGGTCGAGACCCCCGCAGCGGCCGCCGCCGGCAGCGAAGAGTAA